One stretch of Toxoplasma gondii ME49 chromosome XI, whole genome shotgun sequence DNA includes these proteins:
- a CDS encoding hypothetical protein (encoded by transcript TGME49_309000), with product MAPLLMQLWKRGGDVLPPFVPSSSKPLCLPSRSPSQSGPRVKLAPGDAKALATEARVGCPSLPREDRRRAAAPLARLPSFCWSHARFPSAGGGDRAAGTIETGTPHRKRKAEGGERGESRERGESREREGEGERGTQDRREVEGSREGERWRAVRQKGRVETQRNRRGSDEVPTRDWSTIYGRTSLRFFWDTEGIWTARLLGPLGESWPLADCCSVEAGEGRIPRKRLFSVALPRSHSSTKRHNIDASRSSSASPWKACEVGWEERSRWLGSERWRAEARDVEQEETGQGAQEKTGVAGNRGPCDGGFPDLKESQKKRRHFVAPPKRKDREEREGRRDWTECEHGEARLDAVQGDGAAEAVAWMQGQDETKRQLETLLPTTKHVALWLNALAGDLERMQRRQNQQPKRVEMRVADAPQGGLWQLLFDAAAAARATCEKTHAVANKEMSSSSRHGKESTNGHRQSQGRLPTLRLPSSLSPSSISPSSSARSSSPASACRTAGACFWVWAVELLCRRQREECEGRSLESHRMESSFSPCFSPPSVSCQSSLSLLHGDSVSSSSPSPPSSAAPLPSSSSLPSSPSTCASRPRVPSLRGLAMAANACVRLHKWGRENPQLAASLSACPPWPAFAPSAHPRSAEKNLPACSSRPVFCLPEEAKNEREKRTARSREDEACSSPALAVGASCAAPPLPSLRDLRACLLALLLSIRNWEAAAQEMNEQDASLLVHACATAELFFPPLFSALSLRLQARRTLPPLANRLHTSSEETSSREEDAKPNKDRENRDDSGTPRPTDLPSSLPSKEMAASSPPPAKHHQHASLGTERLPALSDAGAQSATTTPAGREEVDFLSSFSPQGLSLLLHGFAALRVSLPPTLASRLARSALDKLHATSLAEATEKTERRQAGRMEEAGRVAVAGGLNGRRDAWLGSGVQKAEEERQRSLAPASHGPDFQGSQMKTTRPDGGAGEAGKGTDAGGQSRKTGEVSGVCTPKQAVRLVYALCELPDVPHPLAKHAAVLLSQGRLKTHPESFSIQGRLLALRCFLNFDVREPEGMHAIFLSLLCRGVPRSSGAMSASSAPFVCSSSPASLFSEQHFALLLHLLATAQATGALVFDSSSGKKISVSHPKSPLLADAKSRLLADQPLGDPTVSGLDAPAAARAPGVPSGQVSLFSLLPQFLRTHLAHFLPVATPQGLSSVFSAVAKLDAGRTVLHVNNRLLPLSGEEPLHIRGDRGGVLYADSLLAASCSRLLLSNRAEPRHLIACCFAAAASFAGTPHWHAALLFHAFHVPVAGRALAAGVCTPERGHGAAAGEKMEQLRDASAVCASADGETSTITWPAKFMQPSLFSLLTCHSETQARNSTGAGVSFHSFTTPASETQLPRRLKAPDNVQWATAVFRGQTQSTEAGDAACCLSSASSNVAADEKRQKQGESPISEGRELQRGSRGHPVLAADRSACFQTGFSTTETINVTTTVQALSACGVTVQTVSQLQAVLLHLAFELGDIGGLSALHLRVLRASISILDYFLHTSLPYDQMRDEPLDDGRKPSKSLLECPDTKSDLPTFVGEHLSSLSPSYDREVCGKHVSSFDSCETDGGSQPHPAMQQACPRSPIKSQGNVCKAKLRGRGNDGNAIGEVSPHYPDLQSLSKRVKSSRLHCEVLDTVRSVVRVERKCESHGNTLKHPMQKVGPCLMVSEALIPPYVVDIAVLPVNRYRGSCNWV from the exons ATGGCACCGCTGCTCATGCAGCTCTggaagaggggaggagacgTTTTGCCTCCTTTTGTGCCATCTTCGTCTAAACCCTTGTGCCTCCCCTCAAGGTCTCCCTCGCAAAGCGGCCCGAGAGTCAAACTTGCTCCAGGCGACGCAAAGGCACTGGCAACGGAAGCACGCGTCGGCTGTCCGTCTCTTCCGCgcgaagacaggagacgcgccgccGCGCCTCTTGCCCGACTGCCGTCTTTCTGCTGGAGCCATGCTCGCTTCCCCAGCGCTGGTGGCGGGGACAGAGCTGCTGGCACAATCGAAACGGGAACACcccacagaaagagaaaggcggaaggtggagagcgaggagaaagtagagagcgaggagaaagtagagagcgagaaggagaaggagagcgaggaacgCAAGATCGGCGAGAAGtggagggaagcagagagggagagcgatGGAGAGCAGTAAGGCAGAAAGGCAGGGTGGAGACTCAGAGAAACCGAAGGGGGAGTGACGAAGTTCCTACGCGCGACTGGTCCACCATCTATGGTAGAACCAGTCTCAGATTTTTTTGGGACACTGAGGGGATCTGGACAGCCCGTCTCCTCGGGCCTTTGGGAGAAAGCTGGCCACTGGCAGACTGCTGTTCTGTCGAGGCGGGGGAAGGCCGAATCCCTCGCAAAaggctcttctccgtcgcgcTTCCCCGCTCTCACAGCTCGACGAAGCGACACAACATTGAcgcttctcggtcttcttccgcctctccttGGAAGGCTTGCGAGGTGGGCTGGGAAGAGCGAAGCCGCTGGCTTGGCTCCGAGCGGtggagagcagaagcgagagacgtggagcaggaggagacgggACAGGGCGCTCAGGAGAAGACTGGAGTTGCAGGAAATCGCGGGCCGTGTGACGGGGGCTTTCCTGATCTGAAGGAGagccagaagaagaggaggcactTCGTTGCTCCaccgaagagaaaagacagagaggaacgagaagggagaagagactggaCTGAGTGTGAGCACGGGGAAGCAAGACTGGACGCAGTCCAGGGAGACGGGGCCGCAGAGGCAGTCGCCTGGATGCAGGGGCaggacgaaacgaagaggcaACTTGAGACGCTTCTGCCAACGACGAAGCACGTCGCACTGTGGCTGAATGCGCTGGCGGGAGACCtggagcgcatgcaacgcagaCAGAACCAGCAGCCGAAGAGAGTGGAGATGCGGGTCGCCGACGCACCTCAGGGGGGACTCTGGCAACTCCTTTTCGATGCAGCCGCCGCAGCTAGAGCGACTTgcgaaaaaacgcatgcggtAGCAAATAAAGAAATGAGTAGCTCATCCCGTCATGGAAAAGAAAGCACAAATGGCCACCGCCAGTCTCAAGGACGGCTGCCCACGTtgcgtcttccctcttctctctcgccttcttctatctcgccttcctcttctgctcgctCGTCGTCCCCCGCTTCTGCTTGCCGCACGGCCGGCGCGTGTTTTTGGGTGTGGGCTGTGGAGCTTCTGTGTCGGCGTCAGCGAGAAGAATGTGAAGGAAGGTCTCTCGAGTCACACAGGATGGAGAGCTCTTTTTCaccttgtttctctccgcccTCAGTCTCCTGTCagtcgtctttgtctctacTTCACGGTgactccgtctcttcttcgtctccgtctcctccctcttctgcggctcctcttccttcttcgtcttcgctcccttcttcgccttctacCTGCGCTTCTCGCCCGCGCGTCCCGTCTCTCCGTGGCTTGGCGATGGCGGCCAATGCATGCGTTCGACTGCACAAATGGGGGCGAGAAAATCCGCAactcgccgcctctctctctgcgtgtcCACCGTGGCCCGCTTTTGCGCCGAGTGCACACCCGAGAAGCGCAGAAAAAAACCTGCCAGCCTGTTCCTCGCGAcctgttttctgtcttcccgaagaagcgaagaacgaacgagagaaacgaacagcGAGGTCAAGAGAAGATGAGGCCTGTTCGTCGCCTGCGCTCGCTGTCGGGGCTTCCTGTGCCGCAccgcctctgccttcgcttcgCGACCtccgcgcctgtctcctcgcgcttcttctttcgatCAGAAACTGGGAAGCTGCTGCCCAGGAGATGAATGAGCAagacgcgtctcttctcgtgcatgcatgcgcaacGGCTgagctcttctttcctccccttTTTTCAGCTCTGTCACTGCGCCTCCAGGCAAGGCGCACGCTTCCACCACTCGCGAACAGGCTTCACACATCATCTGAAGAGACCTcttccagagaagaagatgcgaaACCGAACAAAGACCGGGAGAATCGGGATGACTCGGGTACGCCTCGTCCCACTgacctcccttcttctcttccgtcgaAGGAAATGGCTGCTTCTTCCCCCCCTCCG GCAAAGCACCACCAGCACGCCTCGCTAGGGACTGAACGTCTGCCAGCTCTCAGTGACGCAGGAGCGCAATCGGCAACAACGACTCCAgccggaagagaagaagtggatttcctttcgtccttctcccccCAAGGACTCAGCCTCCTTCTCCACGgcttcgctgctctccgggtgtctctgccgccCACGCTGGCCTCCCGTCTCGCGCGCTCTGCGCTCGACAAACTACACGCAACCAGTCTGGCTGAGGCGACcgaaaagacggagaggcgccAAGCTGGACGGATGGAAGAAGCGGGAAGAGTAGCAGTCGCGGGGGGCTTGAATGGCAGGCGAGATGCCTGGCTGGGCAGTGGTGtgcagaaggcagaagaagagcggcagcGTTCTTTAGCGCCCGCCAGCCACGGGCCCGATTTCCAGGGGTCTCAGATGAAAACAACGAGACCGGACGGTGGAGCAGGTGAAGCTGGAAAAGGCACAGATGCTGGAGGACAGAGCAGGAAAACAGGAGAGGtttcaggtgtctgtacacccaaACAGGCGGTACGACTGGTGTATGCTTTGTGCGAGTTGCCCGACGTACCTCATCCTTTGGCGAAACATGCGGCCGTGCTTCTCTCCCAAGGGAGGCTGAAGACGCATCCAGAGAGTTTCTCCATTCAAGGTAGACTATTGGCTTTGCGGTGTTTTCTCAACTTCGACGTCCGCGAACCGGAAGGCATGCAC GCgatttttctgtctctcctctgccgcggggtccctcgttcttctggGGCAATGTCTGCCTCTTCCGCGCCTTTCGTGTGCTCGAGCTCGcccgcttctcttttttccgagCAGCacttcgctctgcttcttcatctcttgGCGACGGCGCAAGCCACTGGAGCACTGGTGTTTGACTCTTCAAGCGGCAAGAAAATCTCAGTCAGCCACCCCAAAAGTCCTCTTCTTGCCGACGCGAAATCCCGTTTACTCGCTGACCAGCCTCTGGGCGATCCAACAGTTTCAGGTCTCGATGCACCGGCAGCAGCCAGAGCCCCTGGTGTCCCCTCGGGGCaggtttctcttttctcgcttcttccccaaTTTCTCCGAACTCACTTGGCGCACTTTCTGCCTGTCGCTACACCCCAGGGTCTCTCCAGTGTCTTTTCAGCAGTCGCCAAGCTGGACGCCGGCAGAACGGTTCTTCATGTGAACAaccgtctcctccctctctctggcgaAGAGCCTCTGCACATTAGGGGAGATCGCGGCGGCGTGCTGTACGCAGACAGTCTGCTTGCAGCCAGCtgctctcgtctcctgctgTCCAAC AGAGCAGAGCCTCGCCACTTGATTGCATGCTGCTTCGCAGCGGCTGCGTCATTCGCCGGAACTCCACACTGGCACGCGGCGTTGCTTTTCCACGCGTTCCACGTTCCCGTCGCAGGACGCGCTCTCGCcgcgggtgtatgtacaccggaGAGAGGACATGGAGCGGCCGCAGGCGAAAAAATGGAGCAGCTCCGAGATGCGTCCGCAGTTTGTGCGTCCGCCGACGGCGAAACTTCAACCATCACGTGGCCAGCAAAATTCATGCAACCTTCCCTGTTCAGCCTTCTCACTTGTCACTCAGAAACGCAGGCTCGTAACTCCACCGGAGCGGGCGTTTCGTTCCATTCCTTTACGACTCCTGCGAGCGAGACGCAGTTGCCTCGCCGTTTGAAGGCGCCTGACAACGTGCAGTGGGCGACTGCCGTCTTCCGCGGCCAGACTCAATCCACAGAGGCGGGCGATGCCGCATGCTGCCTTAGTTCTGCCTCCAGCAACGTGGCGGCggacgaaaagagacagaaacaaggagagagTCCGATATCGGAGGGTCGAGAACTGCAGCGTGGGAGCCGTGGACACCCTGTGTTAGCTGCGGACAGATCAGCGTGTTTTCAAACAGGGTTTAGCACCACAGAAACGATAAATGTGACGACGACAGTTCAGGCACTGAGTGCATGTGGTGTGACAGTACAGACGGTCTCTCAGCTTCAGGCTGTGCTTCTGCACTTGGCTTTTGAGTTGGGTGATATCGGAGGACTCTCAGCTCTCCACCTCCGTGTCCTGCGCGCGTCAATCTCCATTTTGGATTACTTTCTTCACACTTCGCTCCCTTACGACCAGATGAGGGACGAACCTCTGGATGACGGGAGGAAACCGTCCAAGTCCCTTCTCGAGTGTCCCGACACAAAATCCGATTTGCCGACGTTCGTGGGAGAACACTTGAGTTCGTTATCACCTTCGTACGATAGGGAAGTCTGTGGAAAGCATGTTTCTTCCTTTGATTCATGTGAAACGGACGGGGGTAGTCAGCCTCACCCGGCAATGCAGCAGGCATGTCCCCGTTCTCCCATTAAATCTCAAGGGAACGTGTGTAAAGCAAAGTTGAGAGGCCGCGGCAATGACGGCAATGCCATAGGGGAGGTCAGTCCCCACTACCCTGATTTACAGAGTTTGTCCAAGAGGGTGAAGTCGTCTCGTTTACACTGTGAGGTTCTAGACACAGTGCGTAGCGTGGTACGAGTGGAACGAAAATGTGAGAGTCACGGAAACACGCTGAAACACCCTATGCAGAAAGTCGGTCCGTGTCTGATGGTGTCCGAGGCACTGATTCCGCCGTATGTAGTCGACATAGCGGTCCTCCCTGTGAACCGTTATCGAGGGAGCTGTAATTGGGTGTGA